A section of the Pochonia chlamydosporia 170 chromosome 2, whole genome shotgun sequence genome encodes:
- a CDS encoding nicotinamide riboside kinase 1 (similar to Metarhizium acridum CQMa 102 XP_007808141.1), translating to MTKSLIIGISGPSSSGKTTLARLLRDIFPNTFILHEDDFYKPEPELPVKDGLLDWDCAGALDIPGMAEALSYIRQHASFPPTLDSKEDQNSVGKCPIPESTITALKRKVSDALSSSHPLHGRDLRLCLLDGFLLYSPSMQAIQSNLDVKLFVRASYAKAKARREARDGYVTIEGFWTDPPGYVDKIVWPNYVEEHAWMFEGGDVEGTFKEGVLDDLGIKVLKEAPVDADMEHVLEWMVNIVIGELKNHS from the exons ATGACCAAATCTCTCATAATAGGCATTTCGGGGCCGTCCTCCAGCGGCAAAACCACTCTCGCCCGTCTCCTCCGTGACATCTTCCCAAACACATTCATCCTGCATGAAGATGACTTTTAtaagccagagccaga ATTGCCTGTAAAAGATGGCTTGTTGGATTGGGACTGCGCCGGGGCTCTAGATATCCCCGGCATGGCCGAAGCTCTTTCTTACATTCGACAACACGCTTCATTTCCG CCAACCCTGGACTCGAAAGAAGACCAAAACTCGGTCGGAAAGTGCCCCATCCCGGAATCAACAATCACCGCACTCAAACGCAAGGTATCCGACGccctctcctcttctcacCCCCTGCACGGTAGAGATCTACGGTTATGTCTCCTCGACGGCTTTCTGTTGTATTCGCCTTCCATGCAGGCTATTCAGTCGAACCTTGATGTCAAATTATTTGTGAGGGCGTCGTATGCCAAGGCGAAAGCTAGACGAGAAGCTCGTGACGGGTACGTCACTATTGAGGGGTTCTGGACGGATCCTCCTGGCTATGTGGACAAGATTGTGTGGCCAAATTATGTAGAAGAGCATGCTTGGATGtttgagggtggtgatgtggaagGCACTTTCAAAGAAGGTGTGTTGGATGACTTGGGCATCAAGGTGTTGAAAGAAGCGCCAGTAGATGCTGACATGGAGCATGTGTTGGAGTGGATGGTAAATATTGTGATTGGTGAACTGAAAAATCATTCATAG
- a CDS encoding peptidyl-tRNA hydrolase 2 precursor (similar to Metarhizium acridum CQMa 102 XP_007808142.1), protein MAVDQGTQTGIVLTTSLAAFISGWLFGVFTTRGYLISPALAEERRRNLHDPVESDESDIDEDDTILDHAPNWANGEAADRKQGLRARARVGGVIERKALDDDPNEECKLVLVVRTDLGMTKGKIAAQCSHATLACYKALARSASDSAERKLLQRWEKRGQAKIAVQVKSEAELMDLRWKALDLGVTAEVIQDAGRTQIDPGSLTVLGIGPAPKSTVDKITGHLKLL, encoded by the exons ATGGCCGTCGACCAAGGCACCCAAACAGGCATCGTCCTAACAACCTCCCTCGCCGCCTTTATCTCCGGCTGGCTCTTTGGCGTCTTCACAACCCGTGGCTATCTCATCTCGCCCGCCCTCGCCGAAGAACGCCGCCGCAACCTGCACGACCCCGTTGAAAGCGACGAGAgcgacattgacgaagacgacaccATACTTGACCATGCGCCGAACTGGGCTAATGGCGAGGCAGCCGACCGCAAGCAAGGACTAAGGGCAAGAGCCCGCGTGGGAGGTGTCATTGAGCGCAAGGCGCTGGATGACGATCCGAATGAGGAGTGTAAGCTCGTTTTGGTAGTGAGAACCGACTTGGGAATGACCAAAG GCAAAATCGCCGCTCAGTGCTCCCACGCCACACTCGCCTGCTATAAAGCCCTTGCCCGTTCAGCCTCCGACAGCGCCGAGCGCAAACTCCTCCAACGGTGGGAAAAGCGCGGCCAGGCCAAGATCGCGGTGCAAGTTAAGAGCGAGGCGGAGCTGATGGATCTGCGGTGGAAGGCTCTCGACCTGGGTGTTACGGCGGAGGTCATACAGGATGCGGGGAGGACACAGATTGATCCTGGAAGTTTAACTGTGCTGGGCATCGGGCCAGCGCCGAAGAGTACGGTGGACAAGATTACAGGCCATTTGAAGTTGTTGTAA
- a CDS encoding small nucleolar ribonucleoprotein complex subunit (similar to Coccidioides immitis RS XP_001245725.1), whose product MEVDTIDEPIPKVRENGALVVEKPRMELMPKHERQQLRRIREANKAYGRGKKINTKNIKDKKLRSNMKRLEGKYQDAAIRAKDAEILLENTSGFLETEGEMERTFKVRQEDIVSDIGVATAQKRFDLKLDALGPYICDYTRNGRELLLAGRKGHVATMDWREGKLGCELQLGETIRDVKWLHNNQYFAVAQKKYVYIYDRNGVELHNLRKHNEVTHMEFLPYHFLLATIGAGGVIKYQDTSVGQLVAEMPTKLGQPVSMAHNPYNAILHVGHQNGTVTLWSPNSQEPLVKLLAHRGPVRSLAMDREGRYMVSTGQDLKMAVWDIRMFREVNNYYTRQPASSVAISDTGLTAVGWGTQTTIWKDLFNKHNTVQEKVKAPYMTWGGEGKRIERVRWCPFEDILGVTHDQGFSSLIIPGAGEANFDALEANPFETAKQRQESEVKGLLNKLSPEMIALDPNFIGNLDLRSDAQRKADKDLDAPAADVAEEIRKRARGKNGALKKYLRKQRKKNVIDEKRMRVDELWNEQQKLKDKKRQEVEADLGPALSRFVRKD is encoded by the exons ATGGAGGTCGATACGATTGACGAGCCCATCCCCAAGGTGCGCGAAAATGGCGCCCTTGTCGTGGAAAAGCCCCGAATGGAGCTCATGCCCAAGCACGAAAGGCAACAGCTTCGTCGGATACGAGAAGCAAACAAGGCCTACGGTCGGGGCAAGAagatcaacaccaagaacatcaaggacaagaagctgCGAAGTAACATGAAGCGACTAGAGGGGAAATACCAAGATGCCGCAATAAGAGCCAAGGATGCCGAGATCCTTCTTGAGAACACAAGTGGTTTTCTTGAAACCGAAGGCGAGATGGAACGCACCTTCAAGGTCCGCCAAGAAGACATCGTTTCCGATATTGGCGTCGCGACGGCACAAAAACGCTTCGACTTGAAGCTCGACGCTCTCGGTCCTTATATCTGCGACTACACGAGGAACGGAAGAgagctgctgcttgctgGGCGCAAGGGTCATGTTGCGACTATGGACTGGAGGGAGGGTAAACTTGGCTGCGAGCTGCAGTTGGGCGAGACTATTCGCGACGTCAAGTGGCTGCATAATAATCAGTACTTTGCCGTTGCGCAAAAGAAGTATGTCTATATTTACGACAGGAATGGCGTGGAGCTACATAATTTGCGGAAGCACAATGAGGTTACGCACATGGAGTTTCTGCCATACCACTTTCTCCTGGCAACAATT GGAGCCGGCGGTGTAATCAAATATCAAGACACATCAGTCGGCCAACTCGTCGCCGAAATGCCCACAAAACTAGGACAACCAGTATCCATGGCGCACAACCCCTACAATGCCATCCTCCACGTCGGACACCAAAACGGCACCGTCACACTATGGTCACCCAATTCACAAGAACCCCTCGTCAAACTACTAGCGCACCGCGGCCCCGTGCGATCGCTAGCCATGGACAGAGAAGGCCGCTACATGGTGTCAACAGGGCAAGATCTCAAGATGGCCGTATGGGATATACGAATGTTCCGAGAAGTCAACAACTACTACACCCGCCAGCCCGCCTCATCAGTAGCCATCTCCGACACTGGCCTCACAGCCGTTGGATGGGGcacccaaaccaccatctGGAAAGACCTTTTCAACAAGCACAACACCGTGCAGGAGAAAGTAAAAGCCCCCTATATGACATGGGGCGGCGAAGGCAAGCGCATCGAGCGCGTCCGATGGTGTCCATTCGAAGATATTCTCGGCGTAACTCACGACCAGGGCTTCTCGTCGCTCATCATCCCCGGCGCAGGCGAGGCCAACTTTGACGCTCTGGAAGCGAACCCCTTCGAGACGGCCAAGCAGCGGCAGGAATCCGAAGTCAAGGGTCTGCTGAACAAGCTTTCGCCTGAGATGATTGCCCTGGATCCCAACTTCATTGGCAACCTGGATCTGCGGTCCGACGCGCAGCGAAAGGCAGACAAGGACTTGGACGCTCCGGCGGCAGATGTAGCAGAGGAGATCAGGAAGAGGGCTCGAGGCAAGAATGGCGCGCTGAAGAAGTACCTGCGCaagcagaggaagaagaacgTCATCGACGAGAAGAGGATGCGGGTGGACGAGCTATGGAACGAGCAGCAGAAATtgaaggacaagaagagacAGGAGGTGGAGGCGGACTTGGGACCAGCACTGTCAAGATTTGTCAGGAAGGATTGA
- a CDS encoding pre-rRNA processing protein Tsr1 (similar to Neosartorya fischeri NRRL 181 XP_001260747.1), with translation MPAAVANHSHRPTTKVSHKPFKSKAASKHELRDRAKGRVPNERSQRRTPHQQVMSKFDRRNQAKQARLTKHREHLKETSIFSGKDGAPRVVAVVPLCADGDVKYAIKQLNDSLDIETQVQDSPFRVSVDRFKQKLQYIPLQRDLNACLDAARVADFVVVILSANEEVDALGELILRSIESQGMSTLFTLVQGLDKVEPAKQRLSTVGSLKSFITHFHPEQEKVYSLDNRQECSNLMRSLCNTTPKGVRWREDRSWMLAEDITFAANKSESTIVTGVVRGRGLKADRLVQIGDWGTYQIDKIVAAPLPKHAKKGEDVVEEAESTKVLEEPSDDRDDLNELAPEDVVMDADDDADMVAEPAPKKGVLLDEHHYFSDDDAEEKKIKRRLPKGTSKYQSAWYLDDVSDSGSDLEDIEMDDGKDDDEDIGAEDGIEGYAQPEPTEAGPSEYPQSEMMDVPDEAEDAQQLAQYRARKHDEAEDDKEFPDEIELHPHVLARERLSRYRGLKSLRTSPWQQDEDRAHEPEEWRRLLQVPDYNSSRSRAVREALVGGVQPGTRVQVHIKGIPAEFATSYKSSSPVTLFSLLRHENKKTNVNYLFNLSTDYGKSIKSKEELIAQCGPRRMVIKPIFSNPGSTPNDVHKFCRYVHPGQSVIASFMGPITWGAVPVMFFKRTAPGSTNADGEENIGLSLVGTGTALPPSTSRVIAKRIILTGHPYHINKKIVTVRYMFFNREDVEWFSALPLWTRRGRTGFVKEPLGTHGYFKATFDGRINPQDAVGVSLYKRMWPRSATPIQQPLLEGTAAKQGQSEDVMME, from the exons AtgcctgctgctgttgcgaACCATTCGCATCGCCCCACCACCAAGGTGTCGCACAAGCCGTTCAAGTCAAAGGCTGCTTCGAAACACGAACTGAGAGATCGTGCTAAAG GTCGGGTCCCCAACGAACGAAGCCAAAGACGGACACCACACCAGCAGGTCATGTCCAAATTCGACCGCCgaaaccaagccaaacagGCTCGCTTGACCAAGCACAGAGAACACCTCAAGGAGacttcaatcttctccgGAAAGGATGGCGCTCCTCgagttgttgctgttgttcctCTCTGCGCTGACGGTGATGTCAAATACGCCATCAAGCAGTTGAACGACAGCCTGGATATTGAAACACAAGTTCAAGACAGCCCGTTCCGAGTGTCAGTCGACCGATTTAAGCAAAAGCTCCAGTATATTCCTCTCCAGCGCGACCTGAATGCCTGTTTAGACGCCGCTCGAGTCGCCGATTTTGTCGTCGTGATCCTCTCTGCCAACGAAGAAGTTGACGCACTGGGAGAATTGATTCTGCGAAGTATTGAAAGCCAGGGCATGTCAACCCTCTTTACTTTGGTACAAGGCCTTGACAAGGTCGAACCAGCTAAGCAGCGACTATCCACCGTGGGATCTCTCAAGTCCTTCATCACCCATTTCCACCCCGAACAAGAGAAGGTGTACAGCTTGGATAATAGGCAAGAATGCTCCAACCTGATGCGATCGCTTTGCAACACGACGCCCAAAGGTGTTCGTTGGAGAGAGGATAGAAGCTGGATGCTGGCAGAGGACATTACGTTTGCAGCCAACAAGTCAGAGTCTACTATTGTCACTGGTGTGGTTCGCGGCCGAGGTTTGAAGGCTGATAGGTTGGTACAAATCGGCGATTGGGGAACGTATCAAATCGACAAGATTGTCGCTGCTCCCCTGCCAAAGCACGCCAAGAAAGGTGAGGATGTGGTCGAGGAGGCAGAATCCACCAAGGTCCTGGAAGAGCCATCAGACGATCGGGACGACTTGAACGAACTCGCCCCAGAAGATGTTGTCATGGATGcggacgacgatgccgacATGGTTGCCGAGCCTGCACCCAAAAAGGGAGTATTGCTCGACGAACACCATTACTTCTCTGACGATGATGcggaggaaaagaagatcAAAAGAAGGCTGCCCAAGGGTACTTCCAAGTACCAATCAGCCTGGTACCTGGATGATGTTTCCGACTCTGGTTCCGACTTGGAAGATATCGAAATGGATGACGGcaaggacgatgacgaggataTTGGCGCCGAAGACGGCATCGAAGGATACGCACAGCCAGAACCCACTGAAGCTGGTCCCTCTGAATACCCGCAATCTGAAATGATGGACGTCCCAGACGAGGCCGAAGATGCACAGCAACTAGCACAATATCGTGCCCGCAAGCACGACGAAGCAGAGGATGACAAAGAATTCCCGGATGAAATCGAACTGCATCCTCATGTCCTCGCCCGCGAGAGACTATCCCGATACCGGGGCCTTAAGAGCTTGCGCACCAGCCCATGGCAACAAGATGAGGATCGTGCCCACGAGCCCGAAGAATGGAGACGACTCCTCCAAGTGCCCGACTATAATTCATCACGCTCACGAGCCGTTCGCGAGGCTCTCGTGGGTGGTGTCCAGCCCGGCACCCGCGTCCAAGTCCACATCAAGGGCATCCCAGCTGAATTTGCCACATCCTACAAGAGCAGTTCTCCGGTGACGCTATTCTCTCTCCTCCGCCACGAGAACAAAAAGACGAACGTCAACTACCTGTTCAATCTGAGCACCGACTACGGAAAGTCCATCAAGTCCAAGGAGGAACTCATTGCGCAGTGTGGACCACGACGCATGGTCATCAAGCCCATCTTTTCGAACCCAGGCTCTACACCCAACGACGTTCATAAATTCTGCCGCTACGTGCACCCAGGCCAATCAGTCATTGCGTCCTTCATGGGCCCCATCACATGGGGTGCCGTGCCCGTCATGTTTTTCAAGAGAACAGCCCCTGGATCAACGAATGCCGATGGCGAGGAGAATATCGGTCTAAGTCTCGTGGGCACGGGTACCGCCTTGCCGCCGTCGACGTCTCGAGTCATTGCCAAGAGAATCATTCTGACGGGCCACCCGTACCATATCAACAAGAAGATTGTCACGGTGCGGTACATGTTCTTCAACCGCGAGGATGTGGAGTGGTTCTCGGCTCTGCCGCTGTGGACGAGAAGAGGTCGCACGGGCTTTGTGAAGGAGCCGCTTGGTACGCATGGTTACTTTAAGGCTACGTTTGATGGGAGGATTAATCCCCAGGATGCGGTGGGCGTGAGCTTGTATAAGCGGATGTGGCCACGGAGTGCGACTCCTATTCAGCAACCGTTGTTGGAGGGTACTGCTGCTAAGCAAGGCCAGAGTGAGGACGTCATGATGGAATGA
- a CDS encoding urease accessory protein ureG (similar to Metarhizium robertsii ARSEF 23 XP_007821579.1) has protein sequence MSHSHSHEGGVSHSHDGFSAQEHGHSHEILDGPGSYIGREMPIVEGRTWSDRAFTIGIGGPVGSGKTALMLALCLALRQKYSLAAVTNDIFTREDAEFLTRNAALPPQRIRAIETGGCPHAAVREDISTNLAALEDLHGQFSTDLLLIESGGDNLAANYSRELADFIIYVIDVSGGDKVPRKGGPGITQSDLLVVNKTDLAEAVGADLGVMERDARKMREGGPTVFAQVKKDVGVDHIVNLILSAWKASGAEEERVKQGGPRPTPGLEELEKK, from the exons ATGTCCCACTCTCACTCACATGAAGGCGGCGTGTCGCACTCACACGATGGGTTTTCGGCACAGGAACACGGCCACTCGCATGAGATTTTGGACGGTCCGGGCAGTTACATCGGGAGAGAGATGCCCATTGTAGAGGGGAGGACCTGGTCCGACAGAGCTTTTACAATTGGTATCGGAGG ACCCGTCGGCTCCGGCAAAACCGCCCTCATGCTGGCCCTCTGCCTCGCCCTCCGCCAAAAGTACAGCCTCGCCGCCGTCACCAACGACATCTTCACCCGCGAAGACGCCGAATTCCTCACCCGCAACGCCGCCCTCCCCCCTCAACGCATCCGCGCCATCGAAACCGGCGGGTGTCCTCACGCCGCCGTCCGCGAGGACATCTCCACCAACCTCGCTGCCCTGGAGGACCTGCACGGCCAGTTCTCCACGGACCTGCTGCTCATCGAGTCCGGCGGCGACAACCTGGCGGCCAACTACTCGCGCGAGCTggccgacttcatcatctACGTGATTGACGTGAGTGGCGGGGACAAGGTTCCGCGGAAGGGCGGGCCGGGGATCACGCAGAGCGATTTGCTGGTGGTGAATAAGACGGATCTGGCGGAGGCGGTGGGCGCGGATCTGGGCGTCATGGAGAGGGAtgcgaggaagatgagggagGGGGGCCCGACGGTCTTTGCGCAGGTGAAGAAGGATGTGGGCGTTGACCATATTGTGAACTTGATATTGAGTGCGTGGAAGGCGAGtggtgcggaggaggagagggtGAAGCAGGGGGGGCCGAGGCCGACGCCTgggttggaggagctggagaagaaatAA
- a CDS encoding KOW motif containing protein (similar to Metarhizium acridum CQMa 102 XP_007808146.1): MQKLVKRAAQAQRQATRRARQQMEQENIDNKLRNRQALRSAVSEVRQNLKDARQARMEDWEMGPLAPKRDLGYNNYGAFKETVRQDWTNYGLYQAKPQLIEQRCAWAGGVRQLNLAPQDRVVIMDGPDKGKIDRIKDVQAENGTVTLENHHRALSVGMFDNPARSQSMPISVGSIRLVYPLTDPETGVTRDVIINQLKAVPPNMQSSNMSLDRWQYGKKWDRLVPGLNVVIPWPEVQVPEFQATKADTVREQVEERTFYYGLLTPPMPDQILDELRNKYSRFRTRHEPWYIEQKEMEEAARKGRSEAFKSMQTPLDEFHERQREIRDTEGEPELSEEMLAKIGEFMAKKKDAALSQAGMSEVSSQAPPQ, encoded by the exons ATGCAGAAGCTCGTGAAGCGAGCCGCCCAGGCCCAGCGCCAGGCGACCCGTCGAGCACGCCAGCAGATGGAACAGGAGAATATCGACAACAAACTGCGAAATCGCCAAGCCCTAAGGAGCGCTGTTTCTGAAGTCCGACAAAACTTGAAGGATGCTCGACAGGCCAGAATGGAGGACTGGGAGATGGGACCCCTGGCGCCGAAGCGAGACTTGGGATATAACAACTATGGAGCTTTCAAGGAGACAGTGCGACAGGACTGGACAAACTATGGCTTGTATCAGGCGAAGCCTCAGCTTATTGAGCAGCGCTGCGCgtgggctggtggtgttCGACAATTGAATCTTGCTCCGCAGGATAGGGTGGTTATCATGGATGGGcctgacaagggcaagattgATCGGATAAAGGATGTGCAGGCTGAGAATGGCACTGTAACGTTGGAGAATCACCACAGA GCGCTATCTGTTGGCATGTTTGACAATCCAGCTCGGTCACAGTCTATGCCCATCTCCGTCGGATCAATTCGCCTCGTTTACCCTCTCACAGACCCCGAAACCGGAGTGACTAGGGAcgtcatcatcaaccagctGAAAGCTGTTCCTCCCAACATGCAATCCTCCAACATGTCCCTCGACCGTTGGCAATACGGCAAGAAGTGGGATCGTCTGGTCCCTGGCCTCAATGTGGTTATACCATGGCCCGAGGTCCAGGTACCAGAGTTTCAAGCCACGAAGGCCGACACCGTTCGCGAACAGGTCGAGGAGCGGACATTCTACTACGGCCTCTTGACGCCGCCCATGCCGGACCAAATCCTTGACGAGCTGCGTAACAAGTATTCGAGATTCAGAACCCGCCACGAGCCGTGGTACATCGAGCAGAAGGAAATGGAGGAGGCCGCCAGAAAGGGTCGCTCCGAGGCCTTCAAGTCTATGCAGACGCCTTTGGACGAGTTCCACGAGAGGCAGAGAGAAATACGGGATACCGAAGGCGAGCCAGAGCTGTCGGAGGAGATGCTGGCCAAGATTGGAGAGTTtatggcgaagaagaaggatgcggCGTTGAGTCAGGCTGGTATGTCGGAGGTCTCGTCACAAGCGCCTCCTCAGTAG
- a CDS encoding monooxygenase (similar to Metarhizium acridum CQMa 102 XP_007808152.1) translates to MPSHFLEGKKIIVSGAGFAGLSFIIALRQNWNPAFKPPQITIYEREGRHLPRSRQGYSLSLHGFDEDGGLVAARDIGVLDDMMKHAVSGTDSIGGFRIWSSSWAQMLSVRFDPYKDLPTSGMRIIRNDMREVCVSAAEKLYPITWNTMVTSAEKLPNGRIRTHVRPSESGREADSFTDDCDLLIAADGAHSKIRASFRPGDNLEYAGAVQMGGVARFPNGLPELVTKNWGMVISGEGVGCFVSPVDATGVVWALSFLEPQSTKKYDTESTKDFEAFKDEALTRGHMIQEPFQTIVHATEQHSLFRFPARDKKPFPHAGDENLKGVVFLGDTNHAVSPFAGNGANMALKDGVDLARQLCNSQSMEEALEAYDKLALPRAEKTLKQSHQRIAHAHCTGWYYYAMRGMLLAGSTAMFLMGRV, encoded by the coding sequence ATGCCCAGCCATTTCCTCGAAGGCAAAAAAATCATCGTCTCTGGCGCAGGATTCGCCGGTCTATCCTTCATCATTGCCCTCCGCCAAAATTGGAATCCCGCCTTCAAACCACCCCAAATCACAATCTACGAACGTGAAGGCCGTCACCTCCCCCGCAGCAGACAAGGATactccctctccctccatGGCTTCGACGAGGATGGTGGCCTCGTGGCAGCTCGGGACATTGGGGTCCTcgacgacatgatgaagCACGCTGTTTCTGGGACAGACAGTATTGGAGGGTTTCGTATATGGTCTAGTAGCTGGGCTCAAATGCTCTCCGTACGCTTCGACCCCTACAAAGATTTGCCAACGTCAGGAATGCGTATTATTCGAAATGACATGAGGGAGGTGTGTGTCTCTGCTGCAGAGAAATTATACCCCATTACGTGGAATACAATGGTTACTTCGGCCGAGAAACTGCCCAATGGACGAATTCGCACTCATGTCCGCCCATCTGAGTCTGGCAGGGAAGCCGACTCATTCACAGATGACTGCGACTTGCTCATCGCTGCAGACGGGGCACACAGCAAGATCCGCGCTTCCTTCAGACCAGGCGATAATCTAGAGTACGCAGGAGCCGTTCAAATGGGCGGTGTGGCCAGATTCCCCAACGGTCTTCCGGAGCTCGTCACCAAGAACTGGGGCATGGTCATCTCCGGTGAGGGAGTAGGATGCTTCGTGTCGCCTGTTGATGCAACTGGCGTGGTATGGGCACTCAGCTTCCTTGAGCCGCAAAGCACGAAAAAATATGACACGGAGTCAACCAAAGATTTTGAGGCTTTCAAGGATGAGGCCCTGACACGCGGGCACATGATTCAGGAGCCGTTCCAGACAATCGTCCATGCCACCGAACAACATTCATTATTCAGATTCCCCGCCCGGGACAAAAAGCCCTTTCCCCATGCTGGAGACGAAAACTTAAAGGGCGTCGTGTTCCTAGGCGATACGAATCACGCCGTGAGTCCGTTTGCTGGTAACGGAGCAAACATGGCCTTGAAGGATGGCGTTGACCTCGCCCGTCAGCTTTGCAACAGTCAGTCCATGGAAGAGGCGCTGGAGGCGTATGATAAGCTGGCTTTGCCGAGGGCAGAAAAGACACTCAAGCAGTCGCACCAGAGGATTGCTCATGCTCATTGTACGGGATGGTATTACTATGCGATGAGGGGGATGCTCCTCGCTGGAAGCACCGCCATGTTTTTGATGGGGCGGgtgtga
- a CDS encoding CHD5 domain-containing protein (similar to Metarhizium robertsii ARSEF 23 XP_007821573.1) — MTTILFLIFAVEVVAQFINAVGAAQINNLLWTLINYLPVSTSKAAAEQRKLQAEYLKVRRDLNATSSQDEFAKWAKLRRQHDKLLEKLDASKKGMEASRARFDNYLTAIRMLITKVPQYFLPFWYGKEPMFWLPYGWFPYYAEWIISFPRAPLGSVSAPSWQLACSGVITLLSEIIMFLGRQIFAGPKEKVAQPAGKATQPGKQTAEKSEKKEL, encoded by the exons ATGACGACTATCCTGTTTCTCATTTTTGCCGTTGAGGTGGTGGCCCAGTTCATCAACGCCGTGGGCGCGGCACAGATTAACAATCTG CTATGGACCTTGATCAACTACCTCCCCGTATCGACTTCCAAAGCAGCCGCCGAACAGCGCAAGCTCCAGGCCGAGTACCTCAAGGTCCGTCGGGACCTCAACGCCACGAGCAGCCAGGATGAGTTTGCGAAATGGGCCAAGCTGcgtcgtcaacatgacaagctgttggagaagctcgaTGCATCTA AGAAAGGAATGGAGGCTTCGAGAGCCAGATTCGACAACTACCTCACGGCGATTCGAATGCTCATCACCAAAGTACCGCAGTACTTCCTCCCCTTCTGGTACGGCAAGGAGCCCATGTTCTGGCTGCCGTACGGCTGGTTCCCATACTACGCCGAATGGATCATATCATTCCCCCGTGCGCCGCTGGGTAGTGTCAGCGCCCCGTCATGGCAACTCGCTTGCTCTGGCGTGATTACCCTCCTCAGCGAGATCATCATGTTTCTCGGGAGGCAGATCTTTGCTGGGCCTAAAGAAAAGGTAGCTCAGCCGGCTGGGAAGGCGACGCAGCCTGGGAAGCAGACTGCAGAGAAgtctgagaagaaggaattATAG